In one Oryza glaberrima chromosome 2, OglaRS2, whole genome shotgun sequence genomic region, the following are encoded:
- the LOC127763376 gene encoding E3 ubiquitin-protein ligase WAV3-like: MEGMWRKAKKALGAGLCVRLPAVAGDWEDGVSERRASDALSQDASSAAATAAHVSAPNTPAAALPGAPLRRSKSGTKSAKGMCAICFDPMKSGHGQALFTAECSHMFHFHCISSSVKHGNYVCPVCRAKWKEIPFNRSLSSIVPCGRSGLNVNQARLPQQGTYMALLRQVPSHHREASGSHTSEPVDFNDDEPLQLIESGDSRDARCSRAVEIKTYPEFSAIPQSSSEDDFAVLIHLKAPCANPEQVTGRPFNATSIGYPTSRAPVDLVTVLDVSGSMAGTKLALLKRAMGFVIQHLGPSDRLSVIAFSSTARRLFHLRRMSHSGRQQALQAVNLLGAGGGTNIADALKKAAKVIEDRNYKNPVCSIILLSDGQDTYNISSNVRGTRPDYRSLVPSSILNHTICTVPVHGFGFGADHDSDALHSIAESSGGTFSFIEDESVIQDAFAQCIGGLLSVVVQDMRLTVECVHPSVQLHTIKSGSYLSKVAGDGRNGSIEVGHLYADEERDFLLSLSFPQSRDQTMLLKVACAYRDSVTNEAIKIQADEVKILRPKSPTSEPVCMEVDRERNRVRAAEAIEAARAAAERGALSDAVAILEHCRRILSESFSRKSGDRLCISLDAELKEMQDRMASRQRYEASGRAYLLSGLSSHSWQRATTRGDSTDSTTLVYSYQTPSMVQMLQHSQNQCPSPPGPRPQLRQTRSLLEKPHPR; the protein is encoded by the exons ATGGAGGGGATGTGGAGGAAGGCCAAGAAGGCGCTGGGCGCCGGCCTCTGCGTTcgcctccccgccgtcgccggcgactgGGAGGACGGTGTCAGCGAGCGCCGCGCGTCGGATGCGCTCTCCCAGGATgcgtcttcggcggcggcgacggcggcgcatgtGTCGGCGCCGAATACGCCGGCCGCGGCGTTGCCGGGAGCCCCGCTCCGGAGGTCCAAGTCAGGGACCAAGTCCGCCAAG GGAATGTGCGCAATATGTTTCGATCCCATGAAGTCAGGCCATGGACAAGCACTTTTCACTGCTGAATGTTCTCACATGTTTCACTTCCACTGCATCTCCTCCAGTGTGAAACATGGAAATTATGTATGCCCAGTTTGTCGAGCGAAGTGGAAAGAGATACCCTTTAACCGCTCGTTATCTTCTATTGTACCTTGTGGTAGAAGTGGGTTGAATGTGAATCAAGCTCGATTACCCCAACAAGGCACCTACATGGCTCTTCTACGCCAGGTTCCAAGTCACCATCGAGAAGCTTCTGGTTCCCATACTTCTGAGCCAGTTGATTTCAATGATGATGAACCTTTGCAGCTGATAGAGTCTGGTGACAGTCGTGATGCTAGATGCAGTAGAGCTGTGGAGATCAAGACATATCCTGAATTCTCAGCCATTCCACAGTCGTCATCTGAAGATGATTTTGCTGTTTTGATCCATCTAAAAGCCCCTTGTGCTAACCCAGAACAAGTCACAGGCAGACCATTCAATGCCACCTCAATTGGATACCCTACATCTCGTGCTCCTGTTGATCTGGTTACTGTGCTTGATGTTAGTGGCAGTATGGCAGGCACCAAACTAGCACTCCTAAAACGAGCCATGGGTTTTGTTATTCAACACCTTGGGCCTTCGGATCGCCTTTCAGTTATTGCTTTCTCATCTACTGCCAGAAGGTTGTTTCATCTCCGACGGATGTCTCACTCTGGCAGGCAGCAAGCCTTGCAGGCTGTCAACTTGCTTGGTGCTGGTGGTGGTACGAACATTGCTGATGCATTGAAGAAAGCTGCCAAGGTTATTGAGGATCGCAATTATAAGAATCCAGTCTGCAGCATTATTCTGTTATCAGATGGTCAAGACACATACAATATTTCCTCAAATGTTAGGGGAACCCGTCCAGATTATAGGTCACTTGTTCCATCTTCCATTCTGAATCATACTATCTGCACAGTGCCTGTCCATGGCTTTGGTTTTGGTGCAGATCATGATTCAGATGCTCTGCACTCAATTGCTGAGTCCTCTGGTGGTACATTTTCCTTTATCGAGGATGAAAGTGTGATTCAGGATGCATTTGCTCAGTGCATTGGTGGGCTTCTTAGTGTTGTTGTTCAGGATATGCGACTAACTGTGGAATGCGTGCATCCTAGTGTTCAGCTTCATACTATCAAATCTGGTAGTTACTTGAGTAAGGTAGCTGGAGATGGACGAAATGGATCAATTGAAGTTGGTCATCTTTATGCTGATGAGGAGAGGGACTTCTTACTATCTTTGAGCTTCCCACAATCTCGTGATCAGACCATGCTTTTGAAGGTTGCATGTGCCTATAGAGATTCAGTAACGAATGAAGCCATCAAGATTCAAGCAGATGAGGTAAAAATCCTAAGGCCAAAGTCTCCTACGTCTGAGCCAGTTTGCATGGAGGTTGATCGGGAGAGGAACCGTGTCCGTGCTGCTGAAGCTATTGAGGCTGCAAGGGCAGCAGCTGAGAGGGGTGCTCTTTCTGATGCAGTGGCTATTCTTGAGCATTGTCGGAGGATACTCTCGGAATCTTTTTCAAGGAAGAGTGGGGATCGCCTGTGCATTTCCCTTGATGCAGAGCTAAAGGAGATGCAGGATAGGATGGCTAGTCGGCAACGATATGAAGCTTCGGGGAGGGCATATCTGCTATCTGGATTGAGCTCACATTCTTGGCAGAGAGCTACAACGCGTGGTGACTCTACAGACAGTACCACACTTGTTTACTCCTATCAAACACCATCCATGGTTCAGATGCTGCAGCACTCACAGAACCAATGCCCTTCACCTCCGGGCCCGAGGCCGCAGCTCCGACAAACTAGGTCACTCTTGGAGAAACCCCATCCAAGGTAG
- the LOC127764553 gene encoding protein MIS12 homolog isoform X2, whose protein sequence is MEESDETAAEAALGLSAPFFVNSVLNAVDDVRYGAFEYCLQEGAPEAVGAATATQKAEELERGVISIHNLVKDVLDKRMSNWEKYCLRHCFAIPEGFLTREDDIPAKKSLNDGNSDSDLDAELVSLRKKLEDANNESEELQKELSSLERQAECQRNLDSSMAELVKVFESKAFQDNFQDLVNVIPLFQRKLEGVKRKIAENIDDQIDWNVNGHHKRLASGFTARTEDSQDVVNVLKKY, encoded by the exons ATGGAGGAGAGCGACGAgaccgccgcggaggcggcgctggggCTGAGCGCCCCGTTCTTCGTCAACTCGGTCCTCAACGCGGTCGACGACGTCCGCTACGGGGCCTTCGAGTACTGCCTCCA GGAAGGCGCCCCcgaggccgtcggcgccgccacggcgacgCAGAAGGCCGAGGAGCTTGAGCGG ggTGTAATCAGCATTCACAACTTGGTGAAGGATGTACTGGATAAGAGAATGAGCAATTGGGAGAAATACTGCCTTCGACATTGTTTCGCAATACCTGAAGGATTCCTGACGCGTGAAGAT GATATTCCTGCAAAAAAATCACTCAATGATGGGAATTCTGATTCGGATCTCGATGCTGAACTTGTTTCTCTTAGGAAAAAACTTGAAGAT GCTAACAATGAATCTGAAGAACTTCAAAAAGAGCTTTCTTCCTTAGAAAGACAAGCTGAGTGCCAGAGAAATTTGGATTCCTCTATGGCTGAATTAGTGAAGGTGTTTGAAAGCAAGGCCTTTCAAGACAATTTTCAAG ATCTTGTGAACGTAATACCACTATTTCAGCGGAAACTGGAAGGTGTGAAAAGGAAGATTGCTGAGAACATTGACGATCAAATTGATTGGAACGTCAATGGACACCACAAGCGGTTAGCATCAG GTTTCACTGCCAGAACAGAAGACAGTCAAGATGTTGTGAATGTCTTAAAGAAGTATTAG
- the LOC127764553 gene encoding protein MIS12 homolog isoform X1 produces MEESDETAAEAALGLSAPFFVNSVLNAVDDVRYGAFEYCLQEGAPEAVGAATATQKAEELERGVISIHNLVKDVLDKRMSNWEKYCLRHCFAIPEGFLTREDDIPAKKSLNDGNSDSDLDAELVSLRKKLEDANNESEELQKELSSLERQAECQRNLDSSMAELVKVFESKAFQDNFQDLVNVIPLFQRKLEGVKRKIAENIDDQIDWNVNGHHKRLASAPCLAGFTARTEDSQDVVNVLKKY; encoded by the exons ATGGAGGAGAGCGACGAgaccgccgcggaggcggcgctggggCTGAGCGCCCCGTTCTTCGTCAACTCGGTCCTCAACGCGGTCGACGACGTCCGCTACGGGGCCTTCGAGTACTGCCTCCA GGAAGGCGCCCCcgaggccgtcggcgccgccacggcgacgCAGAAGGCCGAGGAGCTTGAGCGG ggTGTAATCAGCATTCACAACTTGGTGAAGGATGTACTGGATAAGAGAATGAGCAATTGGGAGAAATACTGCCTTCGACATTGTTTCGCAATACCTGAAGGATTCCTGACGCGTGAAGAT GATATTCCTGCAAAAAAATCACTCAATGATGGGAATTCTGATTCGGATCTCGATGCTGAACTTGTTTCTCTTAGGAAAAAACTTGAAGAT GCTAACAATGAATCTGAAGAACTTCAAAAAGAGCTTTCTTCCTTAGAAAGACAAGCTGAGTGCCAGAGAAATTTGGATTCCTCTATGGCTGAATTAGTGAAGGTGTTTGAAAGCAAGGCCTTTCAAGACAATTTTCAAG ATCTTGTGAACGTAATACCACTATTTCAGCGGAAACTGGAAGGTGTGAAAAGGAAGATTGCTGAGAACATTGACGATCAAATTGATTGGAACGTCAATGGACACCACAAGCGGTTAGCATCAG CACCTTGCCTCGCAGGTTTCACTGCCAGAACAGAAGACAGTCAAGATGTTGTGAATGTCTTAAAGAAGTATTAG
- the LOC127764554 gene encoding uncharacterized protein LOC127764554 produces MESRTTRRPHPRHRSGRAPPPGPPPPLRPRHPAPPLPSPQWSRKNPSHPAASAADHDMDDDAITALMDIDDSPRSSGAGAVFLDDEEDAEVFPGHRAARANEARGPLPFAGFYNSFDGADFDDTDLA; encoded by the coding sequence ATGGAGTCGAGGACGACGCGTCGCCCCCATCCAAGGCACCGCAGCGGGCGCGCCCCACCACCGggccctcctccccctctccgccCTCGCCACCCcgctcctccccttccttccccgCAGTGGTCCCGCAAAAACCCTAGCCATCccgcagcctccgccgccgaccacgacatggacgacgacgccatCACGGCGCTGATGGACATCGACGACTCCCCCCGCAGCAGCGGCGCTGGCGCCGTCTTcctcgacgacgaggaggacgcggaGGTCTTCCCCGGCCACCGCGCGGCCCGCGCCAACGAGGCCCGCGGGCCCCTCCCCTTCGCCGGCTTCTACAACTCCTTCGACGGCGCCGACTTCGACGACACCGACCTCGCCTGA